A DNA window from Camelina sativa cultivar DH55 chromosome 13, Cs, whole genome shotgun sequence contains the following coding sequences:
- the LOC104738519 gene encoding protein translocase subunit SECA1, chloroplastic-like, with protein sequence MVSPLCDSKLLNHRPSIFSPTASQFVIADGIILRQNRLLNSSSFWGTKFSNTVNLGVSGCSSCSRRRSTSVNASLGGLLSGIFKGSDNGESTRQQYASTVASVNRLETEISSLSDSELRGRTDALKQRARKGESMDSLLPEAFAVVREASRRVLGLRPFDVQLIGGMVLHKGEIAEMRTGEGKTLVAILPAYLNALSGKGVHVVTVNDYLARRDCEWVGQVPRFLGLKVGLIQQNMTPEQRKENYLCDITYVTNSELGFDYLRDNLATSVEELVLRDFNYCVIDEVDSILVDEARTPLIISGPAEKPSDQYYKAAKIASAFERDIHYTVDEKQKTVLLTEQGYEDAEEILDVKDLYDPREQWASYVLNAIKAKELFLRDVNYIIRAKEVLIVDEFTGRVMQGRRWSDGLHQAVEAKEALPIQNESITLASISYQNFFLQFPKLCGMTGTASTESAEFESIYKLKVTIVPTNKPMIRKDESDVVFKAVNGKWRAVVVEISRMHKTGRAVLVGTTSVEQSDEVSQLLREAGISHEVLNAKPENVEREAEIXLFGRQGDPGXKLREILMPRVVKPTDGVFVSVKKAPPKRTWKVNEKLFPCKLSDEKVKLAEEAVQSAVEAWGQKSLTELEAEERLSYSCEKGPVQDEVIGKLRNAFLAIAKEYKGYTDEERKKVVEAGGLHVVGTERHESRRIDNQLRGRSGRQGDPGSSRFFLSLEDNIFRIFGGDRIQGMMRAFRVEDLPIESKMLTKALDEAQRKVENYFFDIRKQLFEFDEVLNSQRDRVYTERRRALVSDSLEPLIIEYAELTMDDILEANIGPDTPKESWDLEKLIAKVQQYCYLLNDLTPDLLKSQGSSYEELQDYLRARGRDAYLQKREIVEKQSPGLMKDAERYLILSNIDRLWKEHLQALKFVQQAVGLRGYAQRDPLIEYKLEGYNLFLEMMAQIRRNVIYSIYQFQPVRVKKDEEKKSQNGKPSKQVDNVSEKPSSIASA encoded by the exons ATGGTGTCTCCACTTTGCGACTCTAAGTTACTTAACCACCGCCCCTCGATCTTCTCACCTACAGCTTCTCAATTCGTGATCGCCGATGGAATCATCCTCCGTCAGAACCGTCTTCTAAACTCGTCGTCGTTTTGGGGAACCAAATTCAGCAACACTGTGAATTTGGGAGTATCTGGATGTAGTAGCTGCTCTCGGCGGAGGAGCACGAGTGTGAATGCTTCACTAGGTGGTCTTCTCAGCGGGATTTTCAAGGGTTCTGATAACGGAGAGTCGACTAGGCAACAGTACGCATCAACTGTCGCCTCCGTTAATCGATTGGAGACTGAGATTTCGTCTCTTTCGGATTCTGAGTTGCGTGGGAGGACTGATGCGTTGAAGCAACGGGCTCGGAAAGGAGAATCCATGGATTCACTTTTACCT GAAGCATTTGCTGTTGTGAGAGAAGCTTCAAGGAGAGTTCTTGGACTCAGACCTTTCGATGTGCAATTAATAG GTGGTATGGTTCTTCATAAAGGAGAAATAGCAGAAATGAGAACTGGTGAAGGGAAAACGCTTGTTGCCATTTTACCAGCTTATTTGAATGCATTAAGTGGGAAAGGTGTTCATGTGGTAACAGTCAATGATTATCTGGCTCGGAGAGATTGTGAATGGGTTGGTCAAGTTCCTCGTTTCCTTGGATTGAAGGTTGGTCTAATCCAAC AGAATATGACACCTGAGCAAAGAAAGGAAAACTATTTATGTGACATCACATATGTTACCAACAGTGAGCTTGGATTCGATTATCTGAGAGACAATCTTGCCACG AGTGTGGAGGAGCTCGTCTTGAGGGATTTCAATTATTGTGTTATTGATGAAGTTGATTCCATACTAGTTGATGAAGCAAGGACTCCTCTCATTATCTCTGGGCCCGCAGAGAAACCTAGTGACCAGTATTACAAAGCTGCAAAGATTGCTTCAGCCTTTGAGCGGGATATACATTACACT GTTGATGAAAAGCAGAAGACTGTTTTATTAACGGAACAGGGTTATGAGGATGCAGAAGAAATCCTGGACGTGAAAGATTTGTATGACCCCCGTGAACAATGGGCATCATATGTTCTTAATGCCATTAAGGCAAAAGAGCTTTTTCTCAGAGATGTGAACTATATCATCCGAGCAAAGGAGGTTCTTATCGTGGATGAGTTTACTGGTCGTGTGATGCAG GGAAGGCGTTGGAGTGACGGACTACATCAAGCAGTTGAGGCAAAAGAAGCATTGCCTATTCAAAATGAATCTATCACTCTGGCATCAATTAGTTATCAAAATTTCTTTCTGCAG TTTCCAAAACTTTGCGGGATGACTGGTACTGCATCAACAGAGAGTGCAGAATTCGAGAGCATATACAAGCTCAAAGTTACAATTGTACCCACAAACAAGCCCATGATAAGGAAG GATGAGTCAGATGTTGTTTTCAAGGCAGTCAATGGCAAATGGCGGGCAGTAGTAGTGGAGATATCTAGAATGCACAAGACAGGTAGGGCTGTGCTAGTTGGTACCACCAGTGTCGAGCAGAGTGATGAAGTATCTCAACTGTTGCGGGAAGCTGGAATATCTCATGAG gtCCTCAATGCCAAACCAGAAAATGTGGAGAGGGAAGCTGAAATTGNATTGTT TGGCCGGCAGGGGGACCCTGGAANAAAGCTTCGTGAGATACTTATGCCCAG AGTGGTAAAGCCTACTGATGGTGTTTTCGTATCTGTGAAGAAGGCCCCTCCCAAGAGGACGTGGAAG GTGAATGAGAAGTTATTTCCATGCAAATTGTCAGATGAGAAAGTAAAGTTAGCTGAGGAAGCTGTACAATCAGCTGTAGAGGCTTGGGGGCAGAAGTCGTTAACTGAGCTTGAAGCAGAGGAGCGTCTATCTTATTCTTGTGAAAAG GGTCCTGTCCAGGATGAAGTCATAGGTAAACTGAGGAATGCATTTCTGGCGATAGCAAAAGAATACAAGGGCTATACGgatgaagaaaggaagaag GTTGTAGAAGCTGGTGGACTCCACGTAGTGGGGACAGAGAGACATGAATCACGCCGAATAGACAATCAG TTGCGTGGGCGAAGTGGCCGGCAGGGGGACCCTGGAAGTTCCCGGTTCTTCCTTAGTCTTGAAGATAACATATTCCGCATTTTTGGTGGAGATCGGATTCAG GGTATGATGAGAGCATTCAGGGTGGAAGACTTACCGATCGAATCCAAGATGCTTACTAAAGCTCTAGATGAAGCTCAGAGAAAAGTTGAGAATTACTTCTTTGACATCAGAAAGCAATTGTTTGAATTTGACGAGGTTCTCAATAGCCAAAGAGATCGTGTTTACACAGAGAGAAGACGCGCCCTTGTCTCAGACAGCCTCGAGCCTCTGATTATCGAGTATGCTGAATTGACAATGGATGACATTCTCGAG GCTAATATTGGCCCGGATACTCCAAAAGAAAGCTGGGATCTTGAAAAGCTCATTGCGAAAGTTCAGCA GTACTGTTACCTGTTGAACGACCTCACTCCAGATTTACTGAAAAGCCAAGGATCAAGTTATGAGGAATTGCAAGATTATCTCCGTGCCCGTGGCCGGGATGCATACTTGCAGAAAAGA GAAATCGTGGAGAAACAATCACCAGGCCTAATGAAAGATGCTGAACGATACTTAATCTTGAGCAATATTGATCGGTTATGGAAAGAACACCTACAAGCACTCAAATTTGTGCAACAAGCTGTGGGGCTTAGAGGATATGCGCAGCGCGATCCACTCATCGAGTATAAGCTCGAAGGATACAATCTATTCCTGGAGATGATGGCTCAAATACGAAGAAATGTGATATACTCCATATATCAG TTTCAACCAGTGCGGGTAAAGAAGGACGAAGAGAAGAAGTCTCAGAACGGGAAACCGAGCAAACAAGTGGATAATGTTAGTGAGAAGCCATCCTCGATTGCCAGCGCCTAG
- the LOC104737607 gene encoding uncharacterized protein LOC104737607 isoform X1: protein MRLVNAAKKKKSGYFCRTVGVHNQPLKLSMRSIIPINPAKKIEADSNPVKESDSYYEGERLTHLLGLIQRGIETSKLSDVNSLPEKIWLKKQIAIGINEVTRVLERMESNNTSDQQQNPKQPPVQLQVVIVVADCKPRMLTKHIPNLAASRGVPVLYIRDNKRASLRLGELVKLKTTLAIGVKARGNELNLILQQILPSDSLSL from the exons ATGCGCCTTGTGAACGccgccaaaaaaaagaaaagtgggTATTTCTGTCGAACAGTTGGTGTGCATAACCAACCACTAAAACTCTCGATGAGAAGCATCATACCCATAAACCCTGCGAAAAAGATAGAAGCTGATTCAAATCCCGTCAAAGAATCAGA TAGTTACTATGAAGGCGAACGTCTTACGCATCTGCTCGGCTTGATTCAGAG AGGAATTGAGACTTCGAAGCTTTCGGATGTGAACTCATTGCCTGAGAAGATATGGCTCAAG AAACAAATCGCCATTGGGATCAACGAAGTCACTCGTGTTCTCGAGAGGATGGAATCCAACAACACTAGTGACCAACAACAAAACCCGAAACAACCTCCTGTTCAACTTCAG GTAGTGATTGTAGTAGCAGACTGTAAACCGAGGATGCTAACGAAGCATATACCCAACTTAGCTGCTTCGAGGGGTGTTCCTGTTCTCTATATTAGAGACAACAAACGAGCCTCTCTCAGATTAGGTGAGTTGGTTAAACTCAAGACTACTCTAGCCATTGGTGTTAAGGCCAGAGGAAACGAACTCAACCTAATACTCCAACAGATTCTTCCCAGTGATTCTTTGAGCCTGTAA
- the LOC104737606 gene encoding protein transport protein SEC23: MANLPQRSSVNYPGTLTPLEPNRPSPQPDRTPVPHSPPVVASPIPPRFPQPSFRPDQMSSPSMKSPNLLSPANGIRTGSPIPRLSTPPGPPVFNTPVKPAAVPFRTSPATPRPMAYSSATASSLPVSTPSFYSNGSSVGSQRDLPDVVRMEEPIAADSPYVLFSANKVLKQKKLANVASLGFGAIVSAGREISPGPQIIQRDPHRCLNCGAYSNPYSSILIGSGQWQCVICESMNGSKGEYVASSKNELQNFPELSLPLVDYVQTGNKRPGFVPASDSRTSAPVVLVIDECLDEPHLQHLQSSLHAFVDSLPQTTRLGILLYGRTVSIYDFSEDSVASADVISGAKSPSAESMKSLIYGTGVYLSPMHASLKVAHEIFSSLRPYTLKIPEASRDRCLGTAVEAALAIIQGPSAEMSRGVVRRAGGNSRIIVCAGGPITCGPGSVPHSMSHPNYPYMEKTAIKWMDNLGREAHRHNTVVDILCAGTCPLRVPVLQPLAKTSGGVLVLHDDFGEAFGVDLQRAATRAAGSHGLLEVRCSDDILITQVIGPGEEAHSETHETFKSDAALCIQMLSVEETQSFSLSMENKRDIKSDHVFFQFAFHYSDIYQADVSRVITFKLPTVDSVSAYLQSVVDEAAAVLISKRTLLLAKNQKDAVDMRAIVDERIKDIALKFGSQVPKSKLYSFPKELSSLPELLFHLRRGPLLGNIIGHEDERSVLRNLFLNASFDLSVRMVAPRCLMHQEGGTFEELPAYDLCMQSDKAVILDHGTDVFIWLGAELSADEIKSAAVLAACRTLAEELTEFRFPAPRILAFKEGSSQARYFVCRLIPAHKDPPYEQEARFPQIRTLTAEQRMKLKSSFIEFDEASFCEWMRSLKIVPPEPR; the protein is encoded by the exons ATGGCTAACTTACCGCAGAGATCCTCGGTTAATTACCCTGGAACTCTTACTCCTTTAGAGCCAAATAGACCATCACCACAGCCAGATAGAACCCCGGTTCCTCATTCTCCTCCAGTTGTAGCTTCACCTATACCTCCTAGGTTTCCTCAACCAAGTTTTAGACCAGATCAGATGTCTTCGCCTTCGATGAAATCCCCAAATCTGTTGTCACCTGCGAATGGTATCAGAACCGGAAGTCCCATTCCTCGTTTGAGTACTCCGCCTGGTCCTCCTGTTTTTAATACTCCGGTTAAACCAGCTGCTGTGCCTTTCCGTACTTCTCCAGCTACTCCTCGGCCTATGGCGTACTCTTCAGCTACGGCTTCTTCTCTTCCTGTATCTACACCTTCTTTTTACTCAAACGGTTCATCAGTTGGATCGCAGCGTGATCTTCCAGATGTTGTTAGAATGGAGGAGCCAATAGCTGCAGACTCaccttatgttttgttttctgcaaataag GTTTTAAAGCAGAAGAAGCTAGCAAATGTTGCTAGCTTGGGTTTTGGAGCAATAGTTTCTGCGGGGAGGGAGATTAGTCCTGGTCCTCAGATTATCCAACGTGATCCACATCGCTGTCTGAACTGTGGAGCGTATTCAAATCCTTATAGCTCCATTTTAATTGGCTCAGGACAATGGCAGTGTGTCATCTGCGAGAGCATGAATGGAAGTAAAGGTGAATATGTGGCTTCGAGCAAGAATGAGTTGCAAAATTTTCCAGAGCTTTCATTGCCTTTGGTTGATTATGTTCAGACTGGAAACAAGAGACCTGGGTTTGTTCCTGCCTCTGATTCTCGGACATCTGCACCTGTCGTCCTTGTTATAGATGAGTGTTTAGATGAACCACACCTTCAGCACTTGCAGAGCTCTTTGCATGCATTTGTAGACTCACTTCCACAAACCACCAGGCTTGGAATTCTACTGTATGGTCGTACTGTTTCGATATATGATTTCTCGGAAGATTCCGTAGCTTCAGCCGATGTTATTTCTGGTGCAAAATCACCATCTGCAGAGTCCATGAAATCGCTGATTTATGGGACCGGTGTATACTTGTCACCGATGCATGCATCACTAAAGGTAGCACATGAGATATTCTCGTCCTTGAGACCATATACATTGAAGATTCCTGAAGCATCTAGAGATAGGTGCCTTGGAACTGCTGTTGAAGCTGCTTTGGCTATAATTCAAGGGCCATCAGCAGAGATGTCTCGGGGAGTGGTCAGAAGAGCAGGAGGTAACAGTAGAATCATTGTTTGCGCTGGTGGACCTATTACATGTGGTCCTGGATCAGTACCTCATTCAATGAGTCATCCAAATTACCCATATATGGAAAAGACAGCCATAAAATGGATGGATAATTTGGGGCGTGAAGCTCACAGACACAATACAGTTGTTGACATTTTGTGTGCTGGAACTTGTCCTCTCAGAGTTCCTGTCCTACAGCCACTTGCAAAAACTTCAGGTGGTGTTTTGGTTCTTCACGATGATTTTGGTGAAGCCTTTGGTGTAGACTTGCAGAGGGCTGCCACTAGGGCAGCAGGTTCACATGGTCTGCTTGAAGTACGGTGTTCAGATGATATTCTTATAACTCAAGTGATCGGACCTGGCGAAGAAGCACATTCAGAAACTCATGAGACGTTTAAGAGTGATGCGGCTCTCTGTATTCAGATGCTAAGTGTTGAAGAAACACAAAGCTTCTCTCTCTCGATGGAGAATAAGAGGGACATCAAAAGCGATCACGTCTTTTTCCAGTTTGCATTCCATTATTCTGATATTTATCAAGCAGATGTTTCTCGGGTAATTACGTTCAAATTGCCAACTGTTGATAGTGTCTCAGCATATCTTCAGAGTGTCGTAGACGAAGCTGCTGCGGTTCTCATCTCCAAGAGAACACTATTATTAGCGAAAAATCAGAAGGACGCAGTCGATATGCGCGCCATTGTAGACGAAAGAATCAAAGACATTGCTTTAAAATTTGGATCTCAAGTACCAAAATCAAAGCTATATAGCTTTCCCAAGGAACTATCATCCCTTCCGGAACTCCTCTTCCATCTTAGAAGGGGTCCTCTATTGGGAAACATAATTGGCCATGAAGATGAAAGATCTGTGCTTCGGAATTTGTTTCTAAATGCATCTTTTGATCTGTCTGTTCGAATGGTTGCGCCACGTTGTTTGATGCACCAAGAAGGTGGTACATTCGAGGAACTACCAGCGTATGATCTCTGTATGCAATCAGATAAGGCTGTTATTCTTGACCATGGTACAGATGTATTTATTTGGTTG GGAGCCGAACTGTCTGCTGATGAGATCAAGAGTGCTGCAGTCTTAGCAGCTTGCAGAACGTTGGCTGAAGAACTTACTGAATTCCGGTTTCCAGCACCGCGCATTCTAGCATTTAAG GAGGGAAGTTCCCAGGCTAGATATTTTGTTTGCCGGCTTATACCAGCACATAAAGACCCACCTTATGAGCAG GAAGCAAGATTTCCACAGATAAGAACATTGACGGCGGAGCAAAGAATGAAGCTAAAGAGTAGTTTTATAGAGTTTGATGAAGCTAGTTTCTGCGAATGGATGAGGAGTTTGAAAATAGTGCCTCCTGAGCCCaggtag
- the LOC104737607 gene encoding uncharacterized protein LOC104737607 isoform X2, whose translation MRLVNAAKKKKSGYFCRTVGVHNQPLKLSMRSIIPINPAKKIEADSNPVKESDYYEGERLTHLLGLIQRGIETSKLSDVNSLPEKIWLKKQIAIGINEVTRVLERMESNNTSDQQQNPKQPPVQLQVVIVVADCKPRMLTKHIPNLAASRGVPVLYIRDNKRASLRLGELVKLKTTLAIGVKARGNELNLILQQILPSDSLSL comes from the exons ATGCGCCTTGTGAACGccgccaaaaaaaagaaaagtgggTATTTCTGTCGAACAGTTGGTGTGCATAACCAACCACTAAAACTCTCGATGAGAAGCATCATACCCATAAACCCTGCGAAAAAGATAGAAGCTGATTCAAATCCCGTCAAAGAATCAGA TTACTATGAAGGCGAACGTCTTACGCATCTGCTCGGCTTGATTCAGAG AGGAATTGAGACTTCGAAGCTTTCGGATGTGAACTCATTGCCTGAGAAGATATGGCTCAAG AAACAAATCGCCATTGGGATCAACGAAGTCACTCGTGTTCTCGAGAGGATGGAATCCAACAACACTAGTGACCAACAACAAAACCCGAAACAACCTCCTGTTCAACTTCAG GTAGTGATTGTAGTAGCAGACTGTAAACCGAGGATGCTAACGAAGCATATACCCAACTTAGCTGCTTCGAGGGGTGTTCCTGTTCTCTATATTAGAGACAACAAACGAGCCTCTCTCAGATTAGGTGAGTTGGTTAAACTCAAGACTACTCTAGCCATTGGTGTTAAGGCCAGAGGAAACGAACTCAACCTAATACTCCAACAGATTCTTCCCAGTGATTCTTTGAGCCTGTAA